The following coding sequences are from one Saprospiraceae bacterium window:
- the guaB gene encoding IMP dehydrogenase → MESNFFASQFPTLEALTFDDVLLVPAFSEVLPRETNISSKLTTDILLHVPIVSAAMDTVTEKDLAISMAREGGIGIIHKNMSIDAQAAQVRSVKRSESGMIIDPVTLMADSKVLDALQLMSQHKIGGIPIVEKNNKLVGILTNRDLRFEVHPSRPIAEIMTKTPLITAPAGTTLEQARLILQKHKIEKLPVIKDDGTLIGLITYKDIMKLESYPNSCKDQLGRLVVGGAVGIAEDTLDRVAALVSVDVDVICIDTAHGHSKGVLDMVKTVRRQHPYLQIIAGNIATGEAAIALAECGVNAVKVGVGPGSICTTRVVAGVGVPQLTAISLAAQSLKKKGIPVIGDGGIRYTGDIPKALAAGASTVMAGSLFAGTEEAPGETIIFDGRKFKVYRGMGSLGSMQKGSKDRYFQDVEEDIKKLVPEGIEGRVPFKGKVSEIMVQYIGGLKASMGYVGAKTISDLQHAKMVRITNAGVTESHPHNITITKESPNYSRR, encoded by the coding sequence ATGGAATCAAACTTTTTCGCATCCCAATTTCCAACACTTGAAGCCCTCACTTTTGACGATGTTTTACTCGTCCCCGCGTTTTCGGAAGTTTTGCCCCGAGAAACAAACATCAGTTCAAAATTAACCACTGATATACTGTTACACGTACCGATTGTCTCTGCAGCAATGGATACAGTCACAGAAAAAGATCTCGCCATTTCAATGGCCAGAGAAGGTGGTATTGGAATTATCCATAAAAACATGAGCATAGACGCTCAGGCAGCTCAGGTTCGCAGTGTAAAAAGATCCGAGAGCGGCATGATCATAGATCCGGTCACGCTCATGGCGGACTCAAAAGTATTGGATGCATTGCAGCTGATGTCGCAACACAAAATTGGCGGTATACCTATAGTGGAAAAAAACAACAAACTGGTAGGGATATTGACCAACCGGGATTTGAGATTTGAGGTCCATCCGAGCAGACCCATTGCAGAAATAATGACCAAAACACCCCTCATCACCGCTCCGGCGGGTACGACTTTGGAACAAGCCAGACTGATCCTGCAGAAGCACAAGATCGAAAAATTACCTGTCATCAAAGACGATGGTACACTAATCGGTCTCATCACATACAAAGACATCATGAAACTGGAAAGCTACCCTAACTCTTGTAAAGACCAACTGGGAAGATTAGTCGTTGGAGGGGCTGTTGGCATCGCTGAAGATACATTAGATCGCGTTGCAGCGCTTGTCTCAGTCGATGTCGACGTCATTTGTATTGATACAGCTCATGGACATTCTAAGGGTGTACTTGACATGGTCAAAACCGTCCGAAGACAACATCCATACCTACAAATCATTGCGGGCAACATTGCCACAGGAGAGGCTGCAATCGCCCTTGCTGAATGCGGGGTCAATGCTGTGAAAGTTGGTGTAGGACCGGGTTCGATCTGTACAACAAGAGTGGTCGCAGGTGTTGGTGTTCCTCAATTGACAGCAATCAGCCTAGCAGCCCAATCTTTGAAAAAGAAAGGCATTCCTGTGATTGGAGACGGTGGAATCAGATACACCGGTGATATCCCCAAAGCCTTGGCAGCAGGAGCCAGTACCGTCATGGCAGGATCCTTGTTTGCTGGAACAGAGGAAGCACCAGGGGAAACCATCATCTTCGATGGAAGAAAATTCAAAGTTTATAGAGGTATGGGATCTCTGGGCAGTATGCAAAAAGGTTCTAAAGACAGATATTTCCAGGATGTTGAAGAAGACATCAAGAAGTTGGTGCCGGAGGGCATCGAAGGCCGCGTTCCATTCAAAGGAAAGGTAAGTGAGATCATGGTTCAATATATCGGTGGACTCAAAGCCAGCATGGGTTACGTAGGGGCTAAAACTATAAGTGATCTCCAACATGCAAAAATGGTAAGGATCACCAACGCAGGTGTTACAGAAAGCCATCCACACAATATTACGATCACCAAAGAGTCGCCAAACTATTCCAGAAGGTAA
- a CDS encoding MgtC/SapB family protein: MTLIDFGTRLLVGLVAGFIIGFERQWNYKSAGLRTNTLVSLGSTIYVVLSISITNAAGDVTRIIGQVVTGVGFLCGGVIFKEGSSVHGLTTAVTIWCSSAVGCLAGAAYFKETMIATTLVVFVNVILKPIDSWLNRSKPNQRIQSSQPNGPTM, from the coding sequence ATGACATTAATTGATTTTGGCACCAGATTACTCGTTGGGCTGGTTGCAGGGTTTATCATTGGATTTGAACGTCAGTGGAATTATAAATCGGCAGGTTTAAGAACCAATACATTGGTTTCATTGGGGTCCACTATTTACGTAGTCTTGTCCATCAGTATTACCAATGCTGCTGGAGATGTCACGAGGATTATTGGTCAGGTAGTTACCGGAGTCGGCTTCCTGTGCGGTGGGGTTATTTTTAAGGAAGGTTCTAGTGTTCATGGTCTAACCACTGCAGTGACGATCTGGTGTAGTTCAGCAGTAGGTTGCCTGGCTGGAGCAGCCTATTTTAAAGAAACAATGATAGCGACTACACTTGTGGTTTTTGTAAATGTAATCCTGAAACCTATTGATAGTTGGTTGAACAGATCTAAGCCAAACCAAAGAATTCAGTCTTCACAACCTAATGGGCCAACTATGTGA
- a CDS encoding DUF1003 domain-containing protein encodes MKDEMLDLLKSENENLQKLHSIVSKAIREEKLVMENLLHPPKDILTGGQKVSDKMARFGGSWSFILIFFCILLVWISINVFLPVQSRFDPYPFILMNLVLSCVAAIQAPIIMMSQNRQEEIDRKRNENDFLINLKAEMEVRMINQKVDLLLEEQIKILIESQAKQLEILKTIEQKIESSK; translated from the coding sequence ATGAAAGATGAAATGCTTGATCTGTTGAAGTCTGAAAATGAAAATCTACAGAAATTACACAGTATCGTAAGTAAAGCCATTCGAGAAGAGAAACTAGTCATGGAGAACCTTTTGCATCCACCAAAAGACATCTTGACAGGAGGGCAGAAAGTGTCAGATAAAATGGCCCGATTTGGAGGGAGTTGGAGTTTTATACTAATCTTCTTTTGCATATTGCTTGTATGGATCAGCATCAACGTATTTTTGCCCGTTCAAAGTCGATTTGATCCTTATCCATTTATACTGATGAATTTAGTACTCTCATGTGTGGCAGCCATTCAGGCACCAATCATAATGATGAGTCAAAATCGACAGGAGGAAATAGACCGCAAAAGAAATGAGAATGATTTTCTGATCAACTTAAAAGCGGAGATGGAAGTGAGAATGATCAATCAAAAAGTTGACCTTTTGCTGGAAGAGCAAATCAAGATTTTGATAGAAAGTCAGGCGAAGCAATTGGAAATATTGAAAACCATCGAACAAAAAATTGAAAGCAGTAAATAA
- a CDS encoding DUF4290 domain-containing protein, whose protein sequence is MREVSFLYNTQNARLIMPEYGRTVQDLIWHCKRIEEDGYRQAFAESVIEIMQIMTPYNRNIEENRKRLWHHLFRIAEYDIKVTPPPGCEVTAESDTIHPEKVKYPRINNRNRHYGSYVSDLIKKAVEIEPGQKQDEFAMIIGSFMKLAVKTWNKEHYINDEAVKNELYSMSGGVLQLDPEVSLDSFSANPKFQKRVGQVQMSKLNPNYKQKQGINKNKNKKKKFKKYQPGL, encoded by the coding sequence ATGAGAGAAGTTAGTTTTCTGTATAATACTCAAAATGCACGTCTGATCATGCCTGAATATGGACGGACGGTTCAAGATTTAATTTGGCATTGTAAGCGAATTGAAGAGGATGGATATCGCCAAGCTTTTGCTGAAAGCGTCATCGAAATCATGCAGATCATGACTCCATACAACAGGAATATTGAGGAAAATAGAAAAAGACTTTGGCATCATTTGTTCAGGATAGCAGAGTATGATATCAAGGTGACACCACCGCCAGGATGCGAAGTGACCGCAGAATCTGATACTATCCACCCGGAAAAAGTAAAGTATCCAAGAATCAACAATCGCAACAGACATTATGGATCTTATGTCAGCGATTTGATCAAAAAAGCTGTTGAGATCGAACCGGGCCAAAAACAAGACGAATTTGCAATGATTATTGGGTCCTTCATGAAATTGGCAGTAAAGACCTGGAATAAAGAGCACTATATTAACGACGAGGCAGTCAAAAATGAATTGTATTCGATGTCAGGAGGAGTCTTGCAACTCGATCCTGAAGTATCTCTCGATAGCTTTTCTGCAAATCCTAAGTTTCAAAAAAGAGTTGGACAAGTTCAAATGTCCAAACTCAATCCAAATTATAAGCAAAAACAAGGCATCAACAAGAATAAAAACAAGAAGAAGAAATTTAAAAAATATCAACCGGGTCTGTAA
- the glmS gene encoding glutamine--fructose-6-phosphate transaminase (isomerizing) translates to MCGIVAYIGKKNAYPILMEGLRRLEYRGYDSAGIALLDERIEVYKKKGKVQELADYTDPKKLFATVGMGHTRWATHGKPDDINAHPHFSESERLAIIHNGIIENYSTLKTALLRMGHRFKSETDTEVLVHLIEEVQKRENLSLEDAVRKALSRVHGAYAIVVLDKQDKTKIVGARKSSPLVIGIGDDEFYIASDASPIIQYTKKVVYLNDEEIAVLSLTNGMEITTIENEVQEPVIHKLTMSLDEIEKSGYPHFMLKEIYQQPQTISDCMRGRLNATEGWARLGGLQEHANRVANAKRIIIAACGTSWHSALIGEYLIEELARIPVEVEYASEFRYRNPIIGEHDVVLVISQSGETADTLAAAELAKSHGALVYGIVNVVGSSIARLTHAGSYTHCGPEIGVASTKAFTGQVTLLTLMAIVLGHGNGSLSNSYYHELIANLASIPEQVDTVLKSADKIKYLAGEIKHTNNVLYLGRGFNFPVALEGALKLKEISYIHAEGYPAAEMKHGPIALIDENMPVVVIATNISAYEKIVSNIQEVKARKGMVIALVTEGDTEIKKIADHVIEIPHTLEPFTPLLSVIPLQLLSYHIAVMRGCDVDQPRNLAKSVTVE, encoded by the coding sequence ATGTGTGGAATTGTAGCATATATCGGCAAAAAAAATGCATATCCCATCCTTATGGAAGGATTGAGAAGGCTGGAATATAGAGGCTACGATAGTGCTGGAATTGCTCTCTTGGACGAAAGAATAGAAGTCTACAAGAAAAAAGGAAAGGTTCAGGAACTGGCTGACTATACAGATCCCAAAAAATTATTTGCCACAGTAGGTATGGGGCATACTCGATGGGCGACGCATGGAAAACCGGATGATATCAATGCACATCCACATTTTTCTGAATCCGAGAGATTAGCTATCATACACAACGGAATTATTGAGAACTATTCCACTTTAAAAACTGCCCTTCTCAGGATGGGTCATAGATTCAAAAGTGAAACTGATACTGAAGTTCTGGTACACCTAATTGAAGAAGTACAAAAAAGAGAAAATCTTAGCCTTGAAGACGCAGTGCGCAAAGCCTTATCGCGTGTACATGGAGCCTATGCTATCGTAGTATTGGACAAGCAAGACAAAACAAAAATTGTTGGTGCGAGAAAGTCAAGCCCTTTGGTAATTGGCATTGGGGATGATGAATTTTATATCGCTTCTGATGCATCACCTATCATCCAATACACCAAGAAAGTGGTTTATCTCAATGATGAAGAAATCGCAGTACTGTCGTTGACTAATGGTATGGAGATCACTACCATTGAAAATGAGGTACAAGAGCCGGTTATTCATAAACTGACAATGAGCCTTGATGAAATAGAGAAAAGCGGTTATCCACACTTTATGCTCAAGGAGATATACCAACAACCCCAGACTATATCAGATTGTATGAGAGGCCGGTTGAATGCAACTGAAGGTTGGGCAAGGCTGGGTGGATTGCAGGAACATGCAAACCGTGTTGCCAACGCAAAGCGTATAATTATAGCTGCATGTGGCACCAGCTGGCATTCTGCTTTGATTGGGGAATATCTGATCGAAGAATTGGCTCGCATTCCTGTAGAAGTAGAGTATGCTTCCGAGTTCAGATATCGTAATCCAATCATTGGAGAGCACGATGTTGTGCTGGTGATTTCTCAATCAGGAGAAACCGCTGATACATTGGCAGCAGCAGAGTTAGCCAAATCACATGGAGCTCTTGTTTATGGTATCGTAAATGTGGTGGGATCAAGCATAGCTCGTTTAACTCATGCAGGATCCTATACCCACTGTGGCCCGGAGATCGGTGTCGCCTCCACCAAAGCATTTACCGGACAAGTTACTTTATTGACATTGATGGCAATTGTCCTTGGGCATGGCAATGGATCTCTGAGCAATTCATATTATCACGAGTTGATAGCCAACCTTGCCAGCATTCCGGAGCAAGTGGATACAGTGCTGAAGTCAGCTGACAAGATAAAATATCTCGCAGGTGAAATCAAGCACACCAATAATGTACTTTATCTGGGAAGAGGATTTAATTTCCCGGTTGCACTTGAAGGGGCACTGAAACTCAAAGAAATTTCGTATATTCATGCTGAAGGTTATCCTGCAGCTGAAATGAAGCACGGACCTATCGCCCTTATCGACGAAAACATGCCGGTAGTGGTGATAGCGACCAATATAAGTGCTTACGAAAAAATTGTTTCCAATATCCAGGAGGTGAAAGCTCGAAAAGGAATGGTCATTGCATTGGTTACTGAAGGTGATACTGAGATCAAAAAAATTGCAGACCACGTTATTGAGATCCCTCATACCCTCGAACCATTTACACCATTATTGAGTGTAATACCTTTGCAATTATTATCCTATCACATTGCTGTGATGCGTGGTTGCGATGTTGATCAACCTAGAAATCTCGCAAAATCTGTAACAGTTGAATAA
- a CDS encoding DUF4270 family protein, whose product MLNKKSTFFGLVITCLIGLGISCNKLENAGGDLLNGEWIHADGLDYSKLSASGYKWDSILTFEPNLSYVLNNFLVGRTDGPVFGKTEYGFNAQLRFVPDKINNFLKQPIDSIVLSLKYDSTEFYGPVDQPMDVEVFVLDQPLDISNVYYANHKASASKKLGGLYGFVPNGRDSIEVQLVNQTVKLAPQLRMRLDTALFMSMLRSYPDTVYNSADYFVKAFPGIAVRPANSKSVISVNPTNIDSKVTIYYKATVDSVIQSQFEFIISTSSVQIPYFDHQTVGSYSEPFEKNTEKGDSLIYINSGIGTDAQIIIPYDTFLQKRFINYAVLEFYSVELPGDNINVYKPIRYFNLDDLSSGKPETVIDLARANAAGGGVFSELFYHLYFGSVPEEVIGTNPKVYKYKLNITSHFKENYRLRKDLNLRLSPLFKTSSANRSVLGGTQHSLYPMKIKVTYSE is encoded by the coding sequence ATGTTGAATAAAAAATCTACATTTTTCGGATTGGTTATAACTTGTCTGATAGGTTTGGGGATTTCCTGTAACAAACTGGAAAATGCCGGTGGAGATTTGCTAAATGGTGAATGGATTCATGCTGACGGATTGGATTACAGTAAACTTTCAGCCTCAGGATACAAGTGGGATAGCATTCTTACATTTGAACCAAATCTTTCCTACGTTCTCAATAATTTTTTGGTAGGACGGACAGACGGACCTGTTTTTGGAAAGACAGAGTATGGCTTCAATGCACAACTCAGATTTGTACCGGATAAAATTAATAATTTTCTGAAGCAACCCATAGATTCAATTGTACTCAGCTTGAAATATGATTCAACAGAATTCTATGGTCCTGTTGATCAACCGATGGATGTTGAAGTATTTGTGTTAGACCAACCCTTGGATATTTCGAATGTGTATTATGCAAACCACAAAGCATCAGCTTCAAAGAAATTGGGTGGTTTATATGGCTTTGTTCCAAACGGAAGAGATTCAATAGAAGTTCAACTCGTCAATCAAACAGTGAAATTGGCGCCTCAATTGAGGATGCGATTGGATACCGCATTATTTATGAGTATGCTGCGATCCTATCCGGATACAGTATACAATTCTGCAGATTATTTTGTCAAAGCTTTTCCTGGAATTGCAGTAAGACCGGCAAATTCAAAATCAGTAATTTCCGTTAATCCGACAAACATTGACAGCAAAGTAACTATATATTACAAAGCGACTGTAGATTCTGTTATACAATCTCAATTTGAATTTATCATTTCAACATCTAGTGTTCAAATTCCTTACTTTGATCATCAAACTGTGGGAAGCTATTCGGAACCTTTTGAAAAAAACACAGAAAAAGGAGATAGTTTGATCTATATCAATTCAGGAATAGGTACAGATGCACAGATTATAATTCCTTATGATACTTTTCTGCAAAAGAGGTTTATTAACTATGCTGTGCTTGAGTTTTATTCCGTGGAATTACCTGGGGATAACATAAACGTTTACAAGCCTATCCGATATTTTAATCTGGATGATCTAAGTTCAGGAAAACCTGAAACCGTCATCGATCTTGCAAGGGCAAATGCTGCCGGAGGAGGTGTTTTTTCAGAACTGTTTTATCATTTGTATTTTGGATCAGTACCTGAAGAAGTTATTGGAACGAATCCAAAAGTGTACAAATACAAACTCAACATCACCAGTCACTTTAAAGAAAATTACAGATTGAGAAAAGACTTAAATTTGAGACTCTCTCCGCTTTTCAAAACAAGTTCAGCTAATAGATCTGTTTTAGGAGGTACTCAACATAGCCTATATCCAATGAAAATTAAGGTGACCTATTCTGAATAA
- a CDS encoding glycogen/starch synthase — protein sequence MSKKRILFITQEMDPYLDLDGIGSLIQKLPATAQDEGMEIRILMPRFGVINERRHRLHEVVRLSGMNIIIDDDDYALIIKVASLPGSRIQVYFLDNDEFFKRKNVFLDDEGQPIDDNQEKTVFFCKGALETVRKFGWSPDIVHCHGWMTSLIPFYLKTAYKNDPILKGAKVIFSIYEKNIDSTFTDEFIKKAAINNLKQDQLAAFKNGTGINLYKGAIQYADGIINGSPDLEANIQKSIEESKKPFLQTESEDYLKSYIQFYKNFIS from the coding sequence ATGTCAAAAAAGCGCATTCTTTTCATTACACAGGAGATGGATCCATACCTGGACCTCGACGGCATTGGCTCATTAATCCAGAAGCTTCCCGCAACTGCACAAGATGAAGGCATGGAAATTCGAATCCTTATGCCGCGATTCGGAGTGATCAATGAACGAAGACATAGACTACACGAAGTTGTTAGACTTTCGGGAATGAATATCATTATAGACGACGATGATTATGCACTTATTATTAAAGTAGCTTCATTGCCCGGAAGTAGAATTCAAGTGTATTTTCTAGACAATGACGAGTTTTTTAAGAGAAAAAATGTTTTCCTTGATGATGAAGGACAACCCATAGATGATAATCAGGAGAAAACTGTTTTTTTCTGCAAGGGTGCACTCGAGACAGTAAGAAAATTCGGATGGTCTCCTGATATTGTGCATTGTCACGGATGGATGACAAGTCTTATCCCATTTTATTTGAAGACAGCATACAAAAATGATCCAATCCTTAAAGGAGCCAAGGTAATTTTTTCAATTTATGAAAAGAACATTGATTCCACATTTACAGACGAGTTTATCAAGAAAGCCGCCATCAATAATCTCAAGCAAGATCAACTTGCCGCATTTAAGAATGGCACCGGCATCAATCTATATAAAGGTGCTATTCAGTATGCAGATGGAATTATAAATGGGAGTCCCGACTTAGAAGCAAATATTCAAAAATCTATTGAGGAATCTAAGAAACCATTTCTTCAAACGGAATCAGAAGATTATTTAAAAAGCTACATTCAGTTTTATAAGAATTTTATCTCATAA
- the arsS gene encoding arsenosugar biosynthesis radical SAM protein ArsS (Some members of this family are selenoproteins.), with protein MHSQKSLHAQKHALAVSSYQLKVLNPVVENHQHFISFSDALSKNDLFPLKPVPLEIFQVNLGKMCNQTCAHCHVDAGPDRKEIMTKETMELCLEILQNTNIQIVDLTGGAPEMNPNFRWFVEEISKLNKKILVRCNLTIIVSNKKYNDLPKFYSDHKIEVISSLPYYTQTRTDKQRGDGVFDASIRALKLLNAEYYGVEGSGKILNLVYNPSGAFLAGDQKTLEAQFKKELLNRFQVHFNQLFCITNMPISRFLDYLIQSGNYIEYMQKLIDAYNPLAAERVMCRNTISVSWDGYLYDCDFNQMLDLKIDLANAVHLKQWNEEILQGRNIIVNQHCFGCTAGSGSSCGGEVV; from the coding sequence ATGCATTCACAGAAATCACTGCATGCTCAAAAGCATGCCCTGGCTGTTTCTTCATATCAATTGAAAGTACTCAATCCTGTTGTTGAGAATCACCAGCATTTCATTTCATTCTCAGATGCTTTATCGAAGAATGATTTGTTCCCTTTGAAACCTGTTCCCTTAGAAATATTTCAGGTTAATCTCGGGAAAATGTGCAATCAAACCTGCGCACATTGTCACGTGGATGCAGGCCCTGACAGAAAGGAAATTATGACCAAAGAGACAATGGAATTATGCCTCGAGATTTTGCAAAACACAAATATTCAGATAGTCGATTTAACAGGTGGAGCGCCTGAAATGAATCCTAATTTCAGATGGTTTGTGGAGGAAATTTCTAAATTGAATAAAAAAATATTAGTGCGTTGTAATCTCACTATTATTGTTTCAAATAAAAAATACAACGATCTTCCAAAATTTTATTCAGATCACAAGATAGAAGTCATTTCTTCTTTGCCGTATTATACACAAACCAGAACAGATAAGCAACGAGGTGATGGCGTATTTGATGCTTCAATCCGGGCATTAAAACTATTGAATGCTGAATATTATGGAGTTGAAGGTTCCGGCAAAATTCTCAATTTGGTTTACAATCCAAGTGGAGCATTTTTGGCAGGAGATCAAAAAACTCTGGAAGCTCAATTCAAGAAGGAATTGTTAAATCGTTTTCAAGTACATTTTAATCAATTGTTTTGTATAACGAACATGCCGATTTCCAGATTTCTTGACTATTTAATTCAAAGCGGAAATTATATAGAATATATGCAGAAATTAATTGATGCATACAACCCTTTGGCAGCAGAAAGAGTCATGTGTAGAAATACTATTTCTGTGTCCTGGGATGGATATTTGTATGATTGTGATTTCAATCAAATGTTAGATTTGAAAATAGATCTTGCGAATGCAGTTCATTTGAAACAATGGAACGAAGAGATCTTACAAGGTAGAAATATTATCGTCAATCAGCATTGTTTTGGTTGCACAGCAGGTAGCGGATCTAGCTGCGGAGGGGAGGTAGTTTGA
- a CDS encoding carboxymuconolactone decarboxylase family protein, whose translation MERTTYYQPKDLKNFANISKWDGELGDAFFKYYGKVFAEGALTAREKSLIALAVAHAIQCPYCIDAYTQDTMEKGCDEEQMMEAIHVAAAIRGGASLVHGTQMMARFDELNM comes from the coding sequence ATGGAAAGAACTACTTATTATCAACCAAAGGATCTAAAAAATTTTGCCAATATATCGAAGTGGGATGGAGAATTGGGAGATGCATTTTTTAAGTATTATGGAAAAGTATTTGCTGAAGGAGCCCTGACTGCTCGTGAAAAATCATTGATTGCATTGGCAGTTGCTCACGCTATTCAATGCCCATATTGTATAGACGCATATACACAAGATACAATGGAGAAAGGCTGTGATGAGGAACAAATGATGGAAGCTATCCATGTAGCTGCGGCTATCAGGGGAGGAGCTTCATTGGTACATGGCACTCAAATGATGGCTAGATTTGATGAGCTGAATATGTAA